The Lutibacter profundi region ATTTTATATGCTCATTCTTCAAGATGTCAACGATAGTAGAATTGTATTGTCCATCTGTATAAGCATAAGAATCTACATCAATTCCTATTTCTGATAAACTTTGTATTGTTTTTTGAACATCTTGTAAAATCTCGTTTGTATTGAGTTTTGTATATATCTCGTGATACATAGAATGTCCACCAATTTCGTGATTTAAACTATCCAATTCTTGTAATTGTTTTATAGACATATAAGAAACTTTACTTTTTGAATTATTAGTCTTTAAAATAGCCTTTAAAAACTCTTTTTGCTGATTAATTGAGTAATTTAAAAAGGTCTTTTTCTGTTTACCTATAATCCATTCTTCTTTTTTATCTTTTACTATATTTTCGTTTACATAATGATAATAATAATCTAAAGGGGCAACCTTCTGCTCTTTACAGTAACCAATTACAGGATAAAATGTAGCCTTAATATCGTATTTTTCTAAAATTGGTTTTACATACAAATAGTTATCAGTGTACCCATCAT contains the following coding sequences:
- a CDS encoding polysaccharide deacetylase family protein — its product is MIDILMFHRVLPKSSIANNDAYFIRGTLISQEKLESVILKYLKNNYTFKTISNIESNSSINQVALTFDDGYTDNYLYVKPILEKYDIKATFYPVIGYCKEQKVAPLDYYYHYVNENIVKDKKEEWIIGKQKKTFLNYSINQQKEFLKAILKTNNSKSKVSYMSIKQLQELDSLNHEIGGHSMYHEIYTKLNTNEILQDVQKTIQSLSEIGIDVDSYAYTDGQYNSTIVDILKNEHIKYACAIKSKKITNYVNFELERKFVIENEII